The Xiphophorus couchianus chromosome 5, X_couchianus-1.0, whole genome shotgun sequence genome includes a region encoding these proteins:
- the ppp2r2ca gene encoding protein phosphatase 2, regulatory subunit B, gamma a — MGEDAESPKINHTFLRDYVTEADVISTVEFNQTGDLLATGDKGGRVVIFQRETESKGVSEEAGEVGDSGEYNVYSTFQSHEPDFDYLKSLEIEEKINKIRWLPQQNAAHFLLSTNDKTVKLWKVSERDKRPEGYNLKDEEGRIKDVSTITSLRVPVLKPTDLMVEVRPRRVFANGHTYHINSISVNSDGETYLSADDLRINMWHLDITDRSFNIVDIKPANMEDLTEVITAAEFHPHHCHLFVYSSSKGTLRLCDMRASALCDRHTKLFEEPEDPGSRSFFSEIISSVSDVKFSHSGRYLLTRDYLTAKVWDLNMDKGPVETYQVHEYLRSKLCSLYENDCIFDKFECVWNSSDSVIMTGAYNSFFRMFDRETGRGVTLEAWRENSKPRAVLRTRRVYTGGKRRRGDVGVDSLDFTKKILHMAWHPEENIIAIAATNNLYIFQDRVNPDAQMQ; from the exons ATGGGCGAGGACGCTGAGAGCCCCAAAATCAACCACACCTTCCTGAGAGACTACGTCACAGAAG CCGATGTCATCTCTACAGTGGAATTCAACCAAACAGGGGACCTGCTGGCAACAGGGGATAAAGGTGGCCGAGTGGTCATCTTTCAAAGAGAAACCGAG TCCAAGGGTGTGTCAGAGGAGGCGGGTGAGGTGGGGGACTCGGGAGAGTACAACGTCTACAGCACGTTTCAGAGTCACGAACCTGACTTTGATTACCTGAAGAGTCTGGAGATAGAGGAGAAGATCAACAAGATCCGATGGTTGCCGCAGCAGAATGCCGCACATTTCCTGCTTTCCACCAATg ATAAAACCGTCAAACTGTGGAAGGTCAGTGAGAGAGACAAGAGACCAGAAGGATACAATCTGAAAGATGAGGAGGGACGAATCAAGGATGTTTCCACCATTACCTCTCTGAGG GTGCCGGTGCTGAAACCAACAGATCTGATGGTAGAAGTTCGCCCCAGGCGGGTGTTTGCAAACGGACACACATACCACATCAACTCCATCTCCGTCAACAGCGATGGGGAGACCTACTTGTCTGCTGATGACCTCCGCATCAATATGTGGCATCTGGACATCACTGATCGTAGTTTCA ACATTGTAGACATCAAACCTGCCAACATGGAGGACCTGACAGAGGTCATAACAGCAGCAGAGTTCCACCCTCACCACTGCCATCTGTTTGTGTACAGCAGCAGCAAGGGGACCCTGCGCCTCTGCGATATGAGGGCCTCGGCTCTCTGTGACAGACATACCAAAC TTTTTGAGGAGCCTGAAGATCCCGGAAGCCGTTCATTCTTCTCAGAGATTATTTCCTCTGTGTCGGATGTTAAGTTCAGCCACAGTGGGCGCTACCTGCTAACAAGAGATTACTTGACTGCTAAGGTGTGGGACTTGAATATGGACAAAGGCCCAGTTGAAACCTACCAA GTCCACGAATACCTGAGGAGTAAACTGTGTTCCCTCTATGAGAATGATTGCATCTTTGATAAATTTGAATGTGTCTGGAACAGCTCAGACAG TGTGATCATGACGGGGGCATACAACAGCTTTTTCCGGATGTTCGATCGGGAGACGGGCCGGGGTGTAACCCTTGAGGCATGGAGGGAGAACAGCAAGCCTCGGGCTGTGCTGCGGACACGCCGGGTGTATACGGGCGGGAAGCGACGCCGTGGGGACGTAGGCGTCGACAGCCTGGACTTCACCAAGAAAATCCTGCACATGGCCTGGCACCCTGAGGAAAATATAATTGCTATTGCAGCCACCAACAACCTATACATCTTTCAGGATCGTGTCAATCCCGACGCGCAGATGCAGTAA
- the wfs1a gene encoding wolframin isoform X2, translating to MEKDSGSPSSSVSTTGSCPVLKGPSPAPKQIPSPPASNKPAATSQPNKPTSPSSPGKLSDFSSSSTQAIHLDKSKPVSFAESVSSKRLSGEITEKPQPGSSNTSVSKTTSMSSSAKFESTCPGSSCSGSNTSPSGATSTKRSFASVAKQVIMQKRLRKAEEEDANDEEDDEELEEDVTVAQMEEKANTGDARAQTRLGQHFLILAEDKDPDLNNRLAVNWLIKAAKQGRMSAARLLQRCWIQKKGVTPENEADMRKLSKEGKFELAVRKAAMMMYWRLNPDRKKKVAVSELLQNVSQVNAVPGGTASRIPVPTSGQTQKVLESMVSTDAKQLVDLDDFVEMTKKYAQGIVPSVPQNGGQASTKIESSDLLDRKGKDKSGVVPKEHKKVQKHSWSFGYSGMLPDAKQTNAMKSHLMMLQYPLHAVIEMKEHLFDWASRAGVQWLSTLIPTQHVNALIFFFIISNLTVDLFAFVIPLLVFYLSFTAMIICTLRIFQSSKTWENFKALTSLLTRFEPGLDVEQAETNFGWNNLEQYLYFIFSVFFVIFSFPVADKKWIPCSELSTVAIFFTVLGYYSLSPAAAAYARRAIFIEVASNLCCLTQLLPEDMTGLRFLGHTFTTVPLGESVVLKLSIPCLLYIYLFYLFFSMARTRGFRGTYCFLIPYLVCFMWCEFSVVLLQNSSAVGLIRTCVAYFLFLFALPVLVFGLVIMLFIQLFKWFIELELTKMIVTLVICAIPVTLRLWTRFSMSILDVLRSFAHWGPVKFILLCISMVILLFSVYVYHAEGQKVYNSTLTWNQYSQACGPPAWESKGMAQSQIFCSHLQGHRVTWTGRFRHVRIAETENGAQSVINMLPVFIGDWMRCLYGETYPKCDPKNTSLANSTSADSTLSGPVSLATLLKMQEEDELCQIKALAKHTCHVKRFDSYRFEVTVGIIQDGSSGAEDATRDIILMASNEFRQVLLNLKPGNIVEFSTKLDGRLGAKAPAFELKAIHCLDCASSWLTGGKQVKIERDFRRTTVRAFKFAFDFFFSPFLSAEIRT from the exons ATCAAGTCCTGGAAAATTATCTGATTTCTCTTCATCATCCACACAAGCTATTCATTTGGATAAATCAAAGCCAGTGTCTTTTGCTGAATCTGTGTCCTCAAAACGTTTGTCTGGTGAGATAACTGAAAAACCTCAACCAGGTTCTTCCAACACGTCTGTCTCCAAAACAACAAGCATGTCATCTTCTGCAAAGTTTGAATCTACCTGTCCTGGATCATCTTGCTCTGGCTCCAACACTTCCCCCTCTGGAGCTACTTCCACAAAACGCAGCTTTGCCTCTGTGGCTAAGCAGGTGATAATGCAGAAGAGACTCAGgaaagcagaggaagaggatgcAAATGATGAAGAAGATG ATGAAGAACTAGAAGAAGACGTGACTGTGGCTCAGATGGAGGAGAAGGCCAACACTGGTGATGCCAGAGCTCAGACCCGG TTGGGTCAGCACTTCTTGATACTTGCTGAAGACAAAGACCCAGATCTCAACAACCGCCTGGCAGTTAACTGGCTAATCAAAGCAGCTAAACAGGGAAGAATGTCCGCAGCAAGACTTCTTCAGCGCTGTTGGATCCAGAAAAAAGGAGTAACTCCAGAAAATGAGGCTGACATGCGCAAGTTGTCAAAAGAGGGCAAGTTTGAGCTGGCAGTACGCAAAGCAGCCATGATGATGTACTGGAGGCTCAACccagacaggaagaaaaaagtggCTGTCTCTGAGCTGCTCCAAAATGTCAGCCAGGTCAACGCAGTGCCAG ggggcacaGCAAGCAGAATCCCTGTTCCTACTTCAGGCCAGACTCAGAAAGTATTAGAGAGCATGGTCAGCACTGATG CCAAACAGCTGGTGGACCTGGATGACTTtgttgaaatgacaaaaaagtatGCACAAGGCATTGTCCCTAGTGTCCCTCAAAATGGAGGTCAGGCCTCAACAAAAATTGAAAGTTCTGACCTGTTGGATAGAAAAGGGAAG GACAAGTCTGGGGTAGTTCCTAAAGAACATAAGAAGGTCCAGAAACATTCTTGGAGCTTTGGTTACAGTGGGATGCTGCCGGACGCCAAGCAGACAAATGCCATGAAGTCACACCTGATG ATGCTGCAATACCCACTTCATGCAGTTATTGAGATGAAAGAGCACCTCTTTGACTGGGCATCAAGGGCAGGCGTCCAGTGGTTGAGCACGCTCATCCCTACGCAGCATGTCAACGCcctcattttcttctttatcaTCAGCAACCTGACTGTTGACCTGTTTGCTTTTGTTATACCCCTGCTTGTCTTTTACCTCTCCTTCACTGCCATGATTATCTGCACGCTAAGGATCTTCCAGAGTAGCAAG ACATGGGAGAACTTCAAAGCCTTGACATCCCTGCTGACTCGTTTTGAACCAGGTCTTGATGTGGAGCAGGCGGAGACCAACTTTGGTTGGAACAACCTGGAGCAATACCTTTACTTTATCTTTTCCgtcttttttgtgattttctccTTCCCTGTCGCTGACAAGAAATGGATCCCTTGTTCTGAGCTCTCCACCGTGGCAATTTTCTTCACAGTTCTCGGCTATTACAGCCTCAgcccagctgcagcagcatatGCACGTCGTGCAATCTTTATAGAG GTAGCCTCAAATCTGTGTTGCCTGACACAATTACTGCCAGAGGACATGACAGGACTTCGGTTTCTTGGTCACACATTTACCACAGTGCCACTTGGGGAATCTGTGGTACTCAAACTCAGCATCCCCTGCCTTCTGTATATCTACCTTTTCTACCTGTTTTTCAG CATGGCAAGAACCCGTGGATTTCGGGGGACCTACTGCTTCCTGATCCCATATCTTGTATGCTTCATGTGGTGTGAGTTTTCAGTGGTCCTCCTACAAAATTCCTCTGCTGTTGGATTAATCCGCACCTGCGTGGCATACTTCCTCTTCTTGTTTGCACTCCCAGTTCTGGTGTTTGGCCTTGTCATCATGCTCTTCATCCAGCTGTTTAAATGGTTCATAGAACTAGAGCTGACAAAGATGATTGTGACCCTGGTGATATGTGCAATTCCCGTCACTCTGCGGCTCTGGACACGGTTCAGTATGTCTATTTTGGATGTTCTGCGCTCATTTGCGCACTGGGGTCCAGTCAAATTCATCTTACTCTGCATTTCCATGGTGATCCTGTTGTTCTCGGTATATGTATACCATGCAGAGGGACAGAAGGTGTACAACTCCACTCTGACATGGAACCAGTACAGCCAGGCTTGTGGGCCTCCAGCCTGGGAAAGCAAAGGCATGGCCCAGTCTCAGATCTTCTGCAGCCACCTGCAAGGGCACAGAGTCACCTGGACTGGACGCTTTAGACACGTCCGGATTGCTGAGACAGAGAACGGTGCACAGTCTGTCATTAATATGCTGCCAGTGTTTATTGGGGACTGGATGCGCTGCTTGTATGGTGAGACATATCCCAAGTGTGATCCAAAGAATACATCACTGGCAAACTCAACGTCAGCAGACAGTACTTTGTCAGGTCCAGTTTCTCTGGCAACACTGCTTAAAATGCAAGAAGAAGATGAGTTGTGTCAAATTAAGGCTTTAGCCAAGCACACCTGCCACGTCAAGCGTTTTGACAGTTATCGATTTGAAGTGACGGTGGGAATTATCCAAGATGGAAGCTCAGGAGCAGAGGATGCAACCAGAGATATTATTCTTATGGCCAGCAATGAGTTTAGACAAGTTCTGCTCAATCTGAAACCTGGTAACATAGTAGAATTCAGTACTAAGCTGGACGGACGTTTAGGAGCAAAGGCTCCGGCCTTTGAGCTCAAAGCTATCCACTGCCTCGACTGTGCTTCTTCATGGCTGACTGGAGGCAAGCAGGTGAAGATCGAGAGAGACTTCAGGCGTACAACAGTTAGAGCCTTCAAGTTtgcatttgactttttcttttcaccgTTCCTGTCAGCAGAAATCCGTACCTGA
- the wfs1a gene encoding wolframin isoform X1, with amino-acid sequence MEKDSGSPSSSVSTTGSCPVLKGPSPAPKQIPSPPASNKPAATSQPNKPTSPSSPGKLSDFSSSSTQAIHLDKSKPVSFAESVSSKRLSGEITEKPQPGSSNTSVSKTTSMSSSAKFESTCPGSSCSGSNTSPSGATSTKRSFASVAKQVIMQKRLRKAEEEDANDEEDDEELEEDVTVAQMEEKANTGDARAQTRLGQHFLILAEDKDPDLNNRLAVNWLIKAAKQGRMSAARLLQRCWIQKKGVTPENEADMRKLSKEGKFELAVRKAAMMMYWRLNPDRKKKVAVSELLQNVSQVNAVPAGGTASRIPVPTSGQTQKVLESMVSTDAKQLVDLDDFVEMTKKYAQGIVPSVPQNGGQASTKIESSDLLDRKGKDKSGVVPKEHKKVQKHSWSFGYSGMLPDAKQTNAMKSHLMMLQYPLHAVIEMKEHLFDWASRAGVQWLSTLIPTQHVNALIFFFIISNLTVDLFAFVIPLLVFYLSFTAMIICTLRIFQSSKTWENFKALTSLLTRFEPGLDVEQAETNFGWNNLEQYLYFIFSVFFVIFSFPVADKKWIPCSELSTVAIFFTVLGYYSLSPAAAAYARRAIFIEVASNLCCLTQLLPEDMTGLRFLGHTFTTVPLGESVVLKLSIPCLLYIYLFYLFFSMARTRGFRGTYCFLIPYLVCFMWCEFSVVLLQNSSAVGLIRTCVAYFLFLFALPVLVFGLVIMLFIQLFKWFIELELTKMIVTLVICAIPVTLRLWTRFSMSILDVLRSFAHWGPVKFILLCISMVILLFSVYVYHAEGQKVYNSTLTWNQYSQACGPPAWESKGMAQSQIFCSHLQGHRVTWTGRFRHVRIAETENGAQSVINMLPVFIGDWMRCLYGETYPKCDPKNTSLANSTSADSTLSGPVSLATLLKMQEEDELCQIKALAKHTCHVKRFDSYRFEVTVGIIQDGSSGAEDATRDIILMASNEFRQVLLNLKPGNIVEFSTKLDGRLGAKAPAFELKAIHCLDCASSWLTGGKQVKIERDFRRTTVRAFKFAFDFFFSPFLSAEIRT; translated from the exons ATCAAGTCCTGGAAAATTATCTGATTTCTCTTCATCATCCACACAAGCTATTCATTTGGATAAATCAAAGCCAGTGTCTTTTGCTGAATCTGTGTCCTCAAAACGTTTGTCTGGTGAGATAACTGAAAAACCTCAACCAGGTTCTTCCAACACGTCTGTCTCCAAAACAACAAGCATGTCATCTTCTGCAAAGTTTGAATCTACCTGTCCTGGATCATCTTGCTCTGGCTCCAACACTTCCCCCTCTGGAGCTACTTCCACAAAACGCAGCTTTGCCTCTGTGGCTAAGCAGGTGATAATGCAGAAGAGACTCAGgaaagcagaggaagaggatgcAAATGATGAAGAAGATG ATGAAGAACTAGAAGAAGACGTGACTGTGGCTCAGATGGAGGAGAAGGCCAACACTGGTGATGCCAGAGCTCAGACCCGG TTGGGTCAGCACTTCTTGATACTTGCTGAAGACAAAGACCCAGATCTCAACAACCGCCTGGCAGTTAACTGGCTAATCAAAGCAGCTAAACAGGGAAGAATGTCCGCAGCAAGACTTCTTCAGCGCTGTTGGATCCAGAAAAAAGGAGTAACTCCAGAAAATGAGGCTGACATGCGCAAGTTGTCAAAAGAGGGCAAGTTTGAGCTGGCAGTACGCAAAGCAGCCATGATGATGTACTGGAGGCTCAACccagacaggaagaaaaaagtggCTGTCTCTGAGCTGCTCCAAAATGTCAGCCAGGTCAACGCAGTGCCAG cagggggcacaGCAAGCAGAATCCCTGTTCCTACTTCAGGCCAGACTCAGAAAGTATTAGAGAGCATGGTCAGCACTGATG CCAAACAGCTGGTGGACCTGGATGACTTtgttgaaatgacaaaaaagtatGCACAAGGCATTGTCCCTAGTGTCCCTCAAAATGGAGGTCAGGCCTCAACAAAAATTGAAAGTTCTGACCTGTTGGATAGAAAAGGGAAG GACAAGTCTGGGGTAGTTCCTAAAGAACATAAGAAGGTCCAGAAACATTCTTGGAGCTTTGGTTACAGTGGGATGCTGCCGGACGCCAAGCAGACAAATGCCATGAAGTCACACCTGATG ATGCTGCAATACCCACTTCATGCAGTTATTGAGATGAAAGAGCACCTCTTTGACTGGGCATCAAGGGCAGGCGTCCAGTGGTTGAGCACGCTCATCCCTACGCAGCATGTCAACGCcctcattttcttctttatcaTCAGCAACCTGACTGTTGACCTGTTTGCTTTTGTTATACCCCTGCTTGTCTTTTACCTCTCCTTCACTGCCATGATTATCTGCACGCTAAGGATCTTCCAGAGTAGCAAG ACATGGGAGAACTTCAAAGCCTTGACATCCCTGCTGACTCGTTTTGAACCAGGTCTTGATGTGGAGCAGGCGGAGACCAACTTTGGTTGGAACAACCTGGAGCAATACCTTTACTTTATCTTTTCCgtcttttttgtgattttctccTTCCCTGTCGCTGACAAGAAATGGATCCCTTGTTCTGAGCTCTCCACCGTGGCAATTTTCTTCACAGTTCTCGGCTATTACAGCCTCAgcccagctgcagcagcatatGCACGTCGTGCAATCTTTATAGAG GTAGCCTCAAATCTGTGTTGCCTGACACAATTACTGCCAGAGGACATGACAGGACTTCGGTTTCTTGGTCACACATTTACCACAGTGCCACTTGGGGAATCTGTGGTACTCAAACTCAGCATCCCCTGCCTTCTGTATATCTACCTTTTCTACCTGTTTTTCAG CATGGCAAGAACCCGTGGATTTCGGGGGACCTACTGCTTCCTGATCCCATATCTTGTATGCTTCATGTGGTGTGAGTTTTCAGTGGTCCTCCTACAAAATTCCTCTGCTGTTGGATTAATCCGCACCTGCGTGGCATACTTCCTCTTCTTGTTTGCACTCCCAGTTCTGGTGTTTGGCCTTGTCATCATGCTCTTCATCCAGCTGTTTAAATGGTTCATAGAACTAGAGCTGACAAAGATGATTGTGACCCTGGTGATATGTGCAATTCCCGTCACTCTGCGGCTCTGGACACGGTTCAGTATGTCTATTTTGGATGTTCTGCGCTCATTTGCGCACTGGGGTCCAGTCAAATTCATCTTACTCTGCATTTCCATGGTGATCCTGTTGTTCTCGGTATATGTATACCATGCAGAGGGACAGAAGGTGTACAACTCCACTCTGACATGGAACCAGTACAGCCAGGCTTGTGGGCCTCCAGCCTGGGAAAGCAAAGGCATGGCCCAGTCTCAGATCTTCTGCAGCCACCTGCAAGGGCACAGAGTCACCTGGACTGGACGCTTTAGACACGTCCGGATTGCTGAGACAGAGAACGGTGCACAGTCTGTCATTAATATGCTGCCAGTGTTTATTGGGGACTGGATGCGCTGCTTGTATGGTGAGACATATCCCAAGTGTGATCCAAAGAATACATCACTGGCAAACTCAACGTCAGCAGACAGTACTTTGTCAGGTCCAGTTTCTCTGGCAACACTGCTTAAAATGCAAGAAGAAGATGAGTTGTGTCAAATTAAGGCTTTAGCCAAGCACACCTGCCACGTCAAGCGTTTTGACAGTTATCGATTTGAAGTGACGGTGGGAATTATCCAAGATGGAAGCTCAGGAGCAGAGGATGCAACCAGAGATATTATTCTTATGGCCAGCAATGAGTTTAGACAAGTTCTGCTCAATCTGAAACCTGGTAACATAGTAGAATTCAGTACTAAGCTGGACGGACGTTTAGGAGCAAAGGCTCCGGCCTTTGAGCTCAAAGCTATCCACTGCCTCGACTGTGCTTCTTCATGGCTGACTGGAGGCAAGCAGGTGAAGATCGAGAGAGACTTCAGGCGTACAACAGTTAGAGCCTTCAAGTTtgcatttgactttttcttttcaccgTTCCTGTCAGCAGAAATCCGTACCTGA